A region of Desulfuromonas thiophila DNA encodes the following proteins:
- a CDS encoding Rne/Rng family ribonuclease, with translation MLKKLVINKTSHETRVALQENGHISELYIERARERGIVGNIYKGKVIRVLPGMQAAFVDIGLEKAAFLYVADVIDEMEAVADFVDGRSENNPLGTENLEEAPTALPPIEDLLQEGQEILVQVAKEPLGTKGARITSHISLPGRHLVYMPTIDHIGISRRIENEEEKERLRHIVEEIRPAGTGFIVRTAAEGKNEEDLRADMTYLADLWRDIDRCQSLRQAPALIHSDLDVTSKVLRDILTEDIRHILVDSPEEYDKILQFLSTYMPNLECDIELYDKDEPLFDACGLEVEIARALERKVWLKSGGYIIIEQTEALTAVDVNTGRFVGKRNLEDTILKTNLEAVKEIAYQLRLRNIGGLIIIDFIDMEKEAHREQVHAALEEALKSDKSKTNILKISELGLVEMTRKRVRESIGRTLCEPCPYCEGTGYIKSRTTVAFEIFRKLKREIRDLPGQQISLQVHPDVAALLYDEENRIIEEIEQHFGKQIAIVARPSFHIEQFEISAG, from the coding sequence ATGCTGAAGAAGCTGGTCATCAACAAAACCTCCCACGAAACCCGCGTGGCCCTGCAGGAAAATGGCCACATCTCCGAGCTCTACATCGAACGGGCGCGCGAACGCGGTATTGTCGGCAACATCTACAAGGGCAAGGTTATCCGCGTGCTGCCGGGCATGCAGGCCGCCTTTGTCGATATCGGCCTGGAAAAAGCCGCCTTCCTCTATGTTGCCGATGTGATCGACGAGATGGAAGCGGTGGCCGACTTTGTCGACGGCCGCAGCGAGAACAATCCGCTAGGTACCGAGAACCTGGAAGAAGCACCCACCGCCCTGCCGCCCATTGAGGATCTGCTGCAGGAAGGACAGGAGATCCTGGTCCAGGTGGCCAAGGAACCCCTCGGCACCAAGGGCGCCCGCATCACCTCGCACATCTCCCTGCCCGGCCGCCATCTGGTTTACATGCCAACCATCGACCATATCGGCATTTCGCGCCGCATTGAGAATGAAGAGGAAAAGGAACGCCTGCGCCACATTGTCGAGGAAATTCGCCCGGCCGGTACCGGCTTTATCGTCCGCACCGCCGCCGAGGGCAAAAACGAGGAGGATCTGCGCGCCGACATGACCTATCTGGCCGATCTGTGGCGCGACATCGACCGCTGCCAGAGCCTGCGGCAGGCCCCGGCACTGATTCACTCCGATCTGGATGTCACCAGCAAGGTGTTGCGCGACATCCTCACCGAGGATATCCGCCATATCCTGGTCGACTCGCCCGAGGAATACGACAAGATTCTGCAATTTCTCAGCACCTACATGCCCAATCTGGAATGCGACATCGAACTGTACGACAAGGACGAGCCCCTGTTCGACGCCTGCGGCCTGGAGGTCGAAATCGCCCGCGCCCTGGAGCGCAAGGTCTGGCTCAAAAGTGGCGGTTACATCATCATTGAGCAGACCGAGGCCCTGACCGCCGTTGATGTCAATACCGGCCGCTTTGTCGGCAAACGCAACCTCGAAGACACCATTCTCAAGACCAATCTGGAAGCCGTCAAAGAGATTGCCTACCAGCTGCGCCTGCGCAACATCGGTGGGCTGATCATCATCGATTTCATCGACATGGAAAAGGAAGCCCATCGCGAGCAGGTACACGCCGCCCTGGAAGAAGCCCTCAAGAGCGACAAGAGCAAGACCAACATCCTGAAGATCTCCGAATTGGGACTGGTGGAAATGACCCGCAAACGGGTACGCGAGAGTATCGGCCGCACCCTGTGCGAACCCTGCCCCTACTGCGAAGGCACCGGCTACATCAAGAGTCGCACCACCGTGGCTTTCGAGATTTTCCGCAAGCTCAAGCGGGAAATCCGCGACCTGCCAGGCCAGCAGATCAGCCTGCAGGTGCATCCCGACGTGGCAGCATTGCTGTACGACGAGGAAAACCGCATCATTGAGGAGATCGAACAGCATTTCGGCAAACAGATCGCCATCGTGGCACGTCCCAGCTTTCACATTGAGCAGTTCGAAATCAGCGCGGGGTAA
- the murI gene encoding glutamate racemase gives MSLRAIGIFDSGVGGLTVLKAIRQELPLESLVYLGDTARVPYGTKSPPTVERYALQAAAFLLAQQVKMVVVACNTASSVALPALQRALPVPVVGVIEPGAAGAVETSRSGRIGVIGTEATIASAAYPQAIRALRQDAEVYSAACPLFVPLAEEGWAEHAVARLTAQEYLAPLLQQRVDTLVLGCTHYPLLRRTLEAILPPEVRLVDSARQTALQVRRLLGPQTLAQRGDGSCRFFVTDEPARFVRVGGAFLGEALTEVQRVELQCALDGSGAVLAQVAP, from the coding sequence GTGTCCTTACGGGCGATCGGTATCTTTGATTCGGGGGTAGGTGGATTGACGGTGCTCAAGGCCATCCGGCAGGAGCTGCCGCTGGAGTCGCTGGTCTATCTGGGTGATACCGCCCGGGTGCCCTATGGCACCAAGAGCCCCCCGACGGTGGAACGCTATGCTCTGCAGGCGGCTGCCTTTCTGCTGGCGCAGCAGGTCAAGATGGTGGTGGTGGCCTGCAATACGGCCTCGTCGGTCGCTCTGCCGGCCCTGCAGCGGGCTCTGCCGGTGCCAGTGGTCGGAGTGATCGAGCCTGGGGCCGCCGGAGCGGTGGAAACCAGCCGCAGCGGCCGCATTGGTGTCATCGGCACCGAGGCCACCATCGCCAGTGCCGCCTATCCTCAGGCCATCCGTGCCCTGCGGCAGGATGCCGAGGTGTATTCCGCTGCCTGTCCGCTGTTTGTCCCCTTGGCTGAAGAAGGCTGGGCCGAGCACGCCGTGGCGCGGCTGACGGCGCAGGAATATCTGGCGCCTTTGCTGCAGCAGCGGGTCGATACGCTGGTGTTGGGCTGTACCCACTATCCGTTGTTGCGGCGCACCCTTGAGGCGATCCTGCCACCGGAGGTGCGTTTGGTGGACTCTGCTCGCCAGACGGCCCTGCAGGTCCGGCGTCTGCTTGGACCGCAGACGCTGGCCCAGCGCGGTGACGGCAGCTGCCGTTTTTTTGTCACTGACGAACCCGCCCGTTTTGTCCGTGTTGGCGGTGCGTTTCTGGGAGAGGCGCTGACCGAGGTGCAGCGGGTGGAATTGCAGTGTGCCCTTGATGGCAGCGGTGCGGTTCTGGCCCAGGTGGCGCCATGA
- a CDS encoding GerMN domain-containing protein produces MKRLLLALLVIVLLVTAGLLIGRAVLDLHRPAAPVQRLLPQAERELLLYFGDNQSAFLVEQRLRLPDSGDEMQLLRQLIAALIAGPSPSATVLVPVLPPASRLQDAVLAADGTLLLDFNRALIDQHPGGSASELLTVRALANTVSANFPEIKRVRLLVDGLVITTLKGHLDLRGPVSADFSLVRPEEMQDGSQETAAVNEERQ; encoded by the coding sequence ATGAAACGGTTGTTGCTGGCGTTGCTGGTGATTGTGTTGCTGGTGACGGCTGGTTTGCTGATCGGGCGGGCGGTGCTGGACCTGCATCGGCCGGCGGCGCCGGTGCAACGGCTTCTGCCGCAAGCCGAACGCGAGCTGCTGCTCTATTTTGGCGACAACCAGTCGGCCTTTCTGGTCGAACAGCGCCTGCGGCTGCCGGATTCGGGCGATGAGATGCAATTACTGCGGCAGCTGATCGCAGCGCTGATCGCCGGTCCGTCGCCTTCAGCCACGGTGCTGGTGCCGGTGCTGCCCCCCGCCAGCCGGCTGCAGGATGCCGTGCTGGCGGCCGATGGCACCCTGCTGCTCGACTTCAACCGCGCCCTGATCGACCAGCATCCCGGTGGCAGTGCCTCGGAGCTGCTGACGGTGCGTGCCCTGGCCAACACGGTAAGTGCCAATTTCCCCGAAATCAAACGGGTTCGCCTGCTGGTCGATGGCCTGGTCATCACAACCCTCAAGGGCCATCTTGATCTGCGCGGGCCGGTGTCCGCCGATTTTTCCCTGGTGCGACCGGAAGAGATGCAAGACGGCTCACAAGAGACGGCCGCTGTCAACGAGGAGAGACAATGA
- a CDS encoding TIGR03960 family B12-binding radical SAM protein: protein MMNSCTALLNLSRPGRYTGGEVGSCHKDPAGVAIHFALAFPDVYEIGMSHIGSAILYEILNHHDWIAAERVYCPWPDRAAQLQQQGAPLTSLESHRPLRDFDLVGFSLQYELCYTNLLHMLDLAAIARRRDRRGEDDPLIIVGGPCAYNPEPLADFIDLALLGDGEEAVVEICAALRLSRQLGENRRQKLNRLGRIEGVYRPDLFDVRYAADGRIAAIEPGHPEQPLVRRRFVADLDAAPFPRRPLVPTMHTVHNRVAIEIARGCTRGCRFCQAGYIYRPVRERQATTITELAATALQHSGHEDLSLLSLSSGDYSAIEPLLAELMARHSQDRIAVSLPSLRVGSLSTTLIEEIRKVRKTGFTLAPEAGSERLRQVINKGIVADDLISSARTIYQLGWRLIKLYFMIGLPTEEQADLQGIIDLAAAVKKTARGTEGGGDVHVSASTFVPKPHTPFQWHGQISLQETRRRQQWLREALASKKLRLKWHEPELSLLEGIFARGDRRLGALLERAVDLGCGFDGWRDHFRYDRWQQALTDCAIDPDFYLRPRDFDEILPWEHLSCGIPKEFFRREAQRALALAPTPDCRGGTCGGCGVCDFDQLRMRYADPAPQFQSPAVTPAITLLPDSRFRLRLQLAKEGPALVISHLEFMSLVQRALRRMKAPLRYSQGFHPHPRLSFPDALPTGVASRAEIVDIELIRPWAAADFGHQLNEQLPAGFAVLAAWSVSPQTASPAASIVRSDYRVPLNPLFPPDLAQRLQQALSATSLPWQRQKEGKTLKRDLRPDIADLQLDASGLLLSLYRGSPVAVAACLLDLDDTAARALGICKQAVHFTPAAVPPAGVAVIEAKESCLC, encoded by the coding sequence ATGATGAATTCCTGCACCGCTCTGCTCAACCTCAGCCGTCCCGGCCGCTACACCGGCGGCGAAGTCGGCTCTTGCCACAAAGATCCGGCGGGCGTCGCCATCCACTTCGCCCTGGCCTTTCCCGACGTTTACGAAATCGGCATGAGCCATATCGGCTCAGCCATTCTCTATGAGATTCTCAACCATCACGATTGGATAGCCGCCGAACGCGTTTACTGTCCCTGGCCCGACCGCGCCGCCCAATTACAGCAACAGGGTGCCCCGCTGACTTCGCTGGAATCGCACCGGCCCCTGCGCGACTTCGACCTGGTTGGCTTCAGCCTGCAGTACGAACTGTGCTACACCAACCTGCTGCACATGCTCGATCTGGCCGCCATCGCGCGTCGCCGTGACCGACGCGGCGAGGACGATCCCCTCATCATCGTCGGTGGCCCCTGTGCCTACAATCCGGAGCCCCTGGCCGACTTCATCGACCTGGCCCTGTTGGGCGACGGCGAGGAAGCCGTCGTCGAGATCTGCGCCGCCCTGCGCCTCAGCCGGCAGCTGGGGGAAAACCGCCGCCAGAAGCTGAACCGCCTCGGCCGTATCGAGGGCGTCTATCGGCCCGACCTGTTCGACGTGCGCTACGCCGCTGACGGCCGCATCGCCGCCATCGAACCCGGACATCCCGAGCAACCGCTGGTGCGCCGCCGTTTTGTTGCCGACCTTGATGCCGCGCCCTTTCCACGCCGGCCGCTGGTACCGACCATGCACACGGTCCACAACCGCGTCGCCATCGAGATCGCCCGTGGTTGCACCCGGGGCTGCCGTTTCTGTCAGGCCGGCTACATCTACCGGCCGGTGCGCGAACGGCAGGCCACCACCATTACCGAACTGGCCGCCACGGCCCTGCAGCACAGCGGCCACGAGGATTTGTCGCTGCTGTCCCTCTCCAGCGGTGACTACAGCGCCATCGAGCCCCTGCTGGCCGAGCTGATGGCGCGTCACAGCCAGGATCGTATCGCGGTATCGCTGCCGAGCCTGCGGGTCGGCTCGCTGAGCACCACCCTGATCGAGGAAATCCGCAAGGTCCGCAAGACCGGCTTCACCCTGGCACCGGAAGCCGGCAGCGAACGGCTGCGGCAGGTCATCAACAAGGGCATTGTGGCCGACGACCTGATCAGCAGTGCCCGCACCATCTACCAGTTGGGCTGGCGCCTGATCAAGCTCTACTTCATGATTGGCCTGCCGACCGAGGAACAGGCCGATCTGCAAGGCATTATCGATCTGGCGGCGGCGGTGAAAAAAACCGCCCGTGGCACCGAAGGCGGCGGCGATGTGCATGTGTCGGCCTCGACCTTCGTGCCCAAACCCCACACACCGTTCCAGTGGCACGGCCAGATCAGCCTGCAGGAGACCCGCCGGCGCCAGCAATGGCTGCGCGAGGCCCTGGCCAGCAAAAAACTGCGACTGAAATGGCACGAACCGGAACTGTCGCTGCTCGAGGGCATCTTCGCCCGTGGCGACCGCCGCCTTGGTGCCCTGCTGGAGCGGGCGGTGGATCTGGGCTGCGGCTTCGATGGCTGGCGCGACCACTTTCGTTATGATCGCTGGCAGCAGGCCCTGACCGACTGTGCCATCGATCCTGACTTTTATCTGCGACCGCGTGACTTCGACGAGATTCTGCCCTGGGAGCATCTGAGTTGTGGCATCCCGAAGGAATTTTTCCGCCGCGAGGCCCAGCGGGCCCTGGCCCTGGCTCCCACCCCCGATTGCCGCGGCGGCACCTGCGGCGGTTGCGGCGTCTGTGATTTTGACCAGCTGCGGATGCGCTATGCCGATCCGGCACCACAGTTCCAGTCCCCTGCCGTCACGCCAGCGATAACGCTCCTGCCGGACAGCCGCTTCCGTCTGCGCCTGCAACTGGCCAAGGAAGGCCCGGCCCTGGTGATCAGCCACCTGGAGTTCATGAGTCTGGTACAACGGGCCTTGCGGCGCATGAAGGCGCCGCTACGCTACAGCCAGGGGTTTCATCCCCATCCGCGCCTGTCGTTTCCCGATGCCCTGCCCACCGGCGTGGCCAGCCGGGCGGAAATCGTCGATATCGAACTGATCCGGCCTTGGGCCGCTGCCGACTTCGGCCACCAGCTCAACGAGCAACTGCCGGCAGGCTTCGCGGTTCTCGCGGCCTGGTCCGTCAGCCCGCAGACAGCCAGCCCGGCAGCCAGCATTGTCCGCAGCGACTACCGGGTGCCGCTCAATCCGCTGTTTCCGCCCGACCTGGCGCAGCGGCTGCAGCAAGCCCTGTCAGCCACGTCCCTGCCCTGGCAACGGCAGAAGGAGGGCAAGACCCTCAAGCGCGATCTGCGTCCCGACATTGCCGATCTGCAACTGGACGCCAGCGGCCTGCTGCTGAGCCTCTATCGCGGCAGCCCGGTGGCTGTGGCCGCCTGCCTGCTCGATCTTGACGACACGGCGGCGCGCGCCCTGGGTATCTGCAAACAGGCCGTTCACTTCACGCCCGCCGCCGTCCCGCCGGCTGGTGTCGCCGTCATCGAGGCCAAGGAGTCCTGTCTATGCTGA
- a CDS encoding cytochrome c, whose translation MKTRDLLLVIAGIALVAFLWAAPEETTPHLPRDTTHAPYLTLFQQEGKKAAEAFCKDCHGQPGMEFPPEHPDPNRCLFCHKATP comes from the coding sequence GTGAAAACGCGAGATCTGCTGCTTGTCATCGCCGGCATCGCTCTGGTGGCCTTTTTATGGGCCGCCCCGGAAGAAACCACCCCGCATCTGCCGCGGGATACGACCCACGCACCCTACCTGACACTCTTCCAGCAGGAAGGCAAAAAGGCCGCGGAAGCCTTCTGCAAGGACTGCCACGGCCAGCCCGGCATGGAGTTCCCGCCAGAGCATCCCGATCCCAACCGCTGCCTGTTCTGCCACAAGGCCACGCCCTAG
- a CDS encoding sigma-54 interaction domain-containing protein gives MARRDRTDLTEAILESICDGVFTVDADWRISSFNRAAERITGIRREEAIGQPCSEVFRCSLCENHCALRETLHSNKPIVQREGFIIRADGQQVPISISTAVLRDASGRFLGGAETFRDLSDVEALRQALHGQFRIGDLVSHSPRMQPLFELLPTIAASRATVLIEGETGTGKELLARAIHGSGAAPDAPFVAINCGALPDNLLESELFGYKKGAFTGAVQDKPGRLHRAGQGTLFLDEIGEISPALQVRLLRVLQERQFEPLGATGSEPLQARIIAATHRDLAALVADGRFRQDLFYRIHVVNLKLPPLRDRLEDIPLLVDHFIARFNRLQKRHIQGCRPTALAALVSHDWPGNVRELENVIERAFVLCQGDWIERRHLPAPLVPPPQTGTAEPTGDASALRQLNAEHERQTLLSALQQHGYNRQATAAALGIHKTTLYRKIQALGLELPAIDGRRRS, from the coding sequence ATGGCGCGGCGCGACAGGACGGATCTGACCGAAGCCATCCTGGAGAGCATCTGCGACGGGGTCTTCACGGTCGATGCCGACTGGCGTATCAGTTCCTTCAACCGCGCCGCCGAACGCATCACCGGCATCCGCCGCGAGGAAGCCATCGGCCAGCCCTGCTCCGAGGTGTTCCGCTGCAGTCTGTGTGAAAACCACTGCGCCCTGCGCGAAACCCTGCACAGCAACAAACCCATCGTGCAGCGCGAGGGCTTCATCATCCGTGCCGACGGCCAGCAGGTGCCCATCAGCATCTCCACCGCCGTGTTGCGCGACGCCAGCGGCCGGTTCCTCGGCGGCGCCGAAACCTTCCGTGACCTCAGCGACGTCGAGGCTCTGCGGCAGGCCCTGCATGGCCAGTTCCGCATCGGCGACCTGGTCAGCCACAGCCCGCGCATGCAGCCCCTGTTCGAGCTGCTGCCGACCATCGCGGCCAGTCGCGCCACGGTGCTGATCGAGGGCGAAACCGGCACCGGCAAGGAATTGCTGGCCCGTGCCATTCACGGCAGCGGCGCTGCTCCCGATGCCCCCTTCGTCGCCATCAACTGTGGCGCCCTGCCCGACAATCTGCTGGAATCGGAATTGTTCGGCTACAAAAAGGGCGCCTTTACCGGCGCAGTGCAGGACAAACCCGGCCGCCTGCACCGCGCCGGCCAGGGCACCCTGTTTCTTGATGAGATCGGTGAAATCAGTCCCGCGCTGCAGGTGCGCCTGCTGCGGGTACTGCAGGAGCGCCAGTTCGAGCCGCTGGGCGCCACCGGTTCAGAACCGTTGCAGGCCCGCATCATTGCCGCTACCCACCGCGATCTGGCAGCACTGGTGGCCGATGGCCGTTTCCGCCAGGATCTGTTCTATCGTATCCATGTCGTCAACCTGAAATTGCCTCCCCTGCGGGACCGCCTGGAAGATATTCCCCTGCTGGTGGACCATTTCATCGCCCGTTTCAACCGGTTGCAAAAACGCCACATCCAGGGCTGCCGGCCCACAGCCCTGGCGGCCCTGGTCAGCCACGACTGGCCCGGCAACGTGCGCGAGCTGGAAAACGTTATCGAACGGGCCTTTGTCCTTTGTCAGGGCGACTGGATCGAACGCCGCCACCTGCCCGCGCCCCTGGTACCGCCCCCGCAGACCGGGACGGCTGAACCCACCGGCGACGCCAGCGCCCTGCGCCAGCTCAACGCCGAACACGAACGCCAGACCCTGCTGTCGGCCCTGCAACAGCATGGTTACAACCGCCAGGCCACCGCCGCCGCCCTCGGTATCCATAAAACCACCCTGTACCGCAAGATCCAGGCACTGGGTCTCGAACTGCCCGCCATCGACGGCCGCCGCCGCTCCTGA
- a CDS encoding phosphatase has product MHQVAGPQVDVHVHSLASGHAYSTIEEIARAAAARGLAGVAITDHGPALPGGPHFYHFMALRFVPEELFGVRLLRGVEANILDEGRLDLAAEVLERLDIVLAGFHEGCGYQGDSRRQNTATLLRVMENPQVDIISHPGNPQFPLDYAAVVAQAGRTGVALEINSSSFSLSRRNSAPNCLEIVRLCARQGVAVAVGSDAHIAQGVGQFDDALQALEQCGLPPELVVNRTLASTRAFLGRNGRMLR; this is encoded by the coding sequence ATGCATCAGGTTGCCGGTCCGCAGGTGGATGTTCATGTGCACAGTCTGGCGTCGGGCCATGCCTACAGCACCATTGAGGAAATTGCCCGCGCCGCCGCCGCCCGCGGTCTGGCTGGGGTGGCCATTACCGACCATGGCCCGGCCTTGCCGGGCGGGCCGCATTTCTACCATTTCATGGCACTGCGTTTCGTGCCGGAGGAGCTGTTCGGTGTGCGGTTGCTGCGTGGCGTCGAGGCCAACATCCTCGATGAAGGGCGATTGGATCTTGCCGCCGAGGTGCTGGAGCGACTTGATATTGTGCTGGCCGGTTTTCACGAAGGTTGTGGCTACCAGGGTGACAGCCGGCGCCAGAATACGGCCACCCTGCTGCGGGTGATGGAGAATCCGCAGGTCGACATCATCTCCCATCCGGGCAATCCGCAATTTCCGCTGGATTACGCCGCCGTGGTGGCCCAGGCTGGGCGCACGGGCGTGGCGCTGGAGATCAATAGCTCGTCCTTCTCCCTGAGTCGGCGCAACAGTGCGCCCAACTGTCTTGAAATTGTTCGCCTTTGTGCCCGGCAGGGCGTGGCTGTGGCCGTGGGCAGCGACGCCCATATCGCCCAGGGGGTTGGTCAGTTCGATGACGCGTTACAGGCCCTTGAGCAGTGTGGCCTGCCGCCGGAGCTGGTGGTCAACCGCACCCTGGCCTCGACCCGCGCCTTCTTGGGTCGCAACGGCCGTATGCTGCGCTGA
- a CDS encoding L-fuculose-phosphate aldolase: MKLAAERQQIVDYGLRLLQAGLTTGSGGNLSCLCREQELIAIGPSGIAYTDVRPEDVVIVDRQGRRVEGRYQPSSELGFHLALYDRRPDIAAVVHTHSVYATTLACLHWELPAVHYLVGYSGDRVPLAPYATFGTAELARAVADSIGGYNAVLLANHGLVAVGTQLERAFNVAEEIEFVARLYYQCRCAGTPVLVAEDEMARVLERFKSYGQPTLPSA; this comes from the coding sequence GTGAAGCTGGCAGCCGAGCGGCAACAGATTGTCGACTACGGCCTGCGTTTGTTGCAGGCCGGGCTCACCACCGGCAGTGGCGGTAATCTTAGCTGTCTGTGCCGGGAGCAGGAACTTATCGCTATCGGACCGAGCGGCATCGCCTATACCGATGTCCGGCCAGAGGATGTGGTGATTGTCGATCGGCAGGGCCGGCGGGTGGAGGGGCGTTATCAGCCGTCGAGCGAGCTGGGTTTTCATCTGGCGCTTTACGACCGGCGGCCCGATATTGCCGCCGTGGTACATACCCATTCGGTTTATGCCACCACCCTGGCCTGCCTGCACTGGGAGTTGCCCGCAGTGCACTATCTGGTGGGCTACAGTGGCGACAGGGTGCCGCTGGCGCCCTATGCCACCTTCGGCACGGCTGAGCTGGCCCGGGCGGTGGCCGACAGCATCGGTGGTTACAATGCCGTGCTGCTGGCCAATCATGGGCTGGTAGCGGTGGGAACCCAACTGGAGCGGGCGTTCAACGTGGCTGAGGAAATTGAGTTTGTTGCCCGTCTCTACTATCAGTGCCGTTGTGCCGGTACGCCGGTGCTGGTGGCAGAAGATGAGATGGCACGGGTGCTGGAGCGGTTCAAAAGCTATGGCCAACCAACGCTGCCGTCGGCCTGA